The sequence below is a genomic window from Armatimonadota bacterium.
ACTTGCCGTAATAGACATGGTCGCCAACCTTGACATCGACCGGTGCGACCGTGCCGCTGTCCAGCGTCTTGCCAGGGCCAACGGCCAAAACTTCGCCTCGTTGAGGCTTTTCCTGAGCGGTGTCAGGAAGAATGATGCCGCCAGCAGTCATCTGCTCTTTTTCGGCGGCTTTCACGACGATTCGATCGTGAAGCGGTTTGATCTTCATAGTTCTCCGTATATGAAAAATGGGGTCGCCGGACGACCTTTCGCCCGTCGGCACATTTTAGCAGTGTACCCCAGAGAGTGCTAACGACAGGATCGAATCGACTGTTGCAAATTTGGTCCTAATTTGACTGAAAAGGGAAACAAATACCTTTCAAACACTTCTATTGCGTATGATAGGGTCGGTAAACATTACAAATCGGTCGAACCGA
It includes:
- a CDS encoding co-chaperone GroES: MKIKPLHDRIVVKAAEKEQMTAGGIILPDTAQEKPQRGEVLAVGPGKTLDSGTVAPVDVKVGDHVYYGKYSGTEVKVDGDDFVILRADDVLAVVEK